One genomic region from Leptolyngbyaceae cyanobacterium JSC-12 encodes:
- a CDS encoding 'Carbohydrate-selective porin, OprB family',S-layer domain containing protein (IMG reference gene:2510095275~PFAM: Carbohydrate-selective porin, OprB family; S-layer homology domain) has translation MNTLRFQWLESIGWLSLWLGTLAITPGAIAQTINSSIDPATPVSSVSQLDQELQPASPSMAQITSVSQLSDVKPTDWAFQALQSLVERYGCIVGYPDKTYRGNRATTRYEFAAGLNACLDKIQELIAAATADFVRKEDLEVVKRLQEEFAAELATLRGRIDALDVRTATLEKQQFSTTTRLSGEVIFSLSSAYGAYPGGNPSFINNTNTNVLGGRTLVNPAAGKDAEVAFNNRVRLNLLTSFSGKDLLITGLQAYNFGASSSVLTGARILPNTGNSLASILGYGDVLFGSSSNVRLGYEAQFPTVNPQNLAVQGSNNSVQLYKLLYIFPVANQLTAFAGTSAEVSDAFPSILPWANEGQGAVSRFATLPAAHRVSGGTSQTGLASAAGFIFNIAEGIDLRALYGSVNAALPGNAGFPGTPLGAGIFNGSYVVATQLTLSPSKNFDIGLNYAHSYHQINILGTGLSSGDIGAILFNPTAAELARGGGIPLFAIADQGIHLNTFGASVAWRISPQVTLAGSATYIQSELVNVNASTNFLSWLVGVQVKDVLTKGGSAGVIFGSPLHRIGTGGRAIDPETATPYQVEGFLNIRVSDNISITPGLFVIFNPEGFEANRTVYVPVVRTTFTF, from the coding sequence ATGAATACTTTGCGCTTTCAGTGGTTAGAGTCTATTGGTTGGCTGTCTTTGTGGTTGGGAACACTGGCAATCACGCCAGGCGCGATCGCCCAAACTATTAACTCTTCTATTGATCCAGCCACTCCTGTCTCTTCAGTTTCCCAGCTAGACCAGGAACTTCAACCAGCCTCACCCTCAATGGCACAGATTACGTCTGTGTCTCAACTATCGGATGTCAAACCTACAGATTGGGCATTTCAAGCATTGCAATCCTTAGTAGAACGCTACGGTTGCATTGTGGGTTACCCCGACAAAACCTATCGTGGCAATCGTGCTACAACCCGGTATGAATTTGCTGCGGGTTTAAATGCCTGCCTCGACAAAATTCAGGAACTGATTGCCGCTGCTACGGCAGACTTTGTTCGTAAAGAAGATTTAGAAGTCGTTAAACGGTTGCAAGAAGAATTCGCAGCCGAGTTAGCTACCCTTCGAGGACGAATCGATGCCTTAGACGTTCGGACGGCAACCCTGGAAAAGCAACAGTTTTCGACAACAACCCGTCTGAGTGGAGAAGTCATCTTTAGCCTCTCAAGTGCCTATGGGGCTTACCCTGGTGGCAACCCTAGTTTTATTAACAACACCAATACCAATGTGTTAGGTGGTAGAACGCTGGTAAACCCAGCGGCTGGTAAGGATGCTGAAGTCGCGTTTAACAATCGTGTGCGGCTGAACCTGCTTACCAGTTTCTCTGGGAAAGACTTACTCATCACGGGTCTGCAAGCCTACAACTTTGGTGCTAGTTCCAGTGTTCTTACAGGAGCAAGGATTTTACCCAACACTGGCAACAGTTTGGCAAGTATCCTGGGGTATGGTGATGTGCTATTTGGTAGCTCCAGCAATGTTCGCCTCGGTTATGAAGCGCAGTTTCCCACCGTCAATCCTCAAAATCTTGCAGTTCAAGGTAGCAATAATTCTGTACAACTTTACAAGTTGCTGTACATTTTCCCGGTAGCGAATCAGTTAACAGCGTTTGCAGGCACTAGTGCAGAAGTGTCTGATGCGTTTCCATCAATCTTACCCTGGGCAAATGAAGGACAGGGAGCCGTTTCACGGTTTGCTACCCTGCCAGCAGCGCATCGAGTATCAGGTGGAACTTCCCAAACTGGATTGGCATCGGCGGCGGGGTTTATTTTCAATATTGCAGAAGGCATTGATTTGCGAGCATTATATGGCAGCGTTAATGCAGCGCTACCTGGTAATGCAGGTTTTCCAGGTACACCGTTGGGAGCGGGCATTTTTAATGGTAGCTATGTGGTGGCAACCCAACTCACTCTGTCTCCTTCTAAGAATTTTGATATCGGACTGAACTATGCGCATAGTTACCACCAAATTAATATTCTAGGAACAGGTTTATCAAGTGGAGACATTGGAGCTATCTTGTTCAACCCTACAGCGGCTGAACTCGCGAGAGGGGGTGGGATTCCGTTATTTGCGATCGCGGATCAGGGAATTCACCTGAACACCTTTGGGGCAAGCGTGGCATGGCGAATATCGCCTCAGGTAACCTTAGCAGGCTCTGCTACCTACATTCAAAGTGAACTTGTTAATGTCAATGCTTCCACCAACTTCCTGAGTTGGTTAGTGGGTGTGCAAGTCAAAGATGTATTGACAAAAGGCGGTTCGGCTGGGGTGATATTCGGTAGTCCTCTGCATCGAATTGGCACAGGTGGACGAGCGATTGATCCTGAAACGGCTACGCCTTACCAGGTGGAAGGATTCTTGAATATCCGTGTTTCCGACAATATCAGTATCACGCCAGGACTGTTCGTCATCTTCAATCCTGAAGGATTTGAGGCAAATCGCACGGTATATGTGCCAGTTGTGCGGACGACGTTCACGTTCTAA
- a CDS encoding Protein of unknown function (DUF1688) (IMG reference gene:2510095276~PFAM: Protein of unknown function (DUF1688)), whose product MTEIESTESIQAAISYLRSPQAIRERCGQLFELACADRLRYFRVNLARLEKTADYVLQVIRENYPDLEIPFHSRWRHFEVGGASRLQQLEARLANLSSSDRAKAKVDLAVVSVLLDAGAGATWQYIEASTGQVFQRSEGLAVASFQMFCDGLFSSSESGLSESALQVDAIALQNLSQATLEKGFQVSPTNPLVGVEGRVALLQRLGTALTQYPDLFGHSPPRPSNLVNYLQAQSQNGTLSASAVLNAVLTGFSDIWAGRLTLGSINLGDTWTHSALKHHALSPSPISHPLFPTIVPFHKLSQWLTYSLLEPLQELGLTITGLDEMTGLPEYRNGGLCIDLGLLQVKDPTLLQQPQPVDSEAIVEWRALTVICLDLIADTIRTQLGMNAATLPLVKVLQGGTWTAGRKIAANLRPGGIPPIQITSDGTVF is encoded by the coding sequence GTGACTGAGATTGAGTCCACAGAGTCGATTCAAGCTGCGATCTCCTATTTGCGGTCGCCTCAGGCAATTCGGGAGCGATGTGGTCAACTGTTTGAGCTTGCCTGCGCTGATCGCTTGCGCTATTTTCGAGTGAATTTGGCTCGGCTGGAGAAAACTGCTGACTACGTGCTTCAAGTCATTCGAGAAAATTATCCCGATCTGGAAATACCCTTTCATAGCCGCTGGCGGCACTTTGAAGTGGGGGGAGCATCCCGATTGCAACAGCTAGAAGCCCGATTAGCAAATTTATCTTCCAGCGATCGCGCCAAAGCCAAGGTGGATCTGGCAGTGGTCAGCGTCTTGCTGGATGCCGGAGCTGGAGCCACCTGGCAATACATTGAAGCTTCCACCGGACAAGTATTTCAGCGATCAGAAGGATTAGCCGTTGCTAGCTTTCAGATGTTCTGTGATGGATTGTTCTCCAGTTCTGAGTCTGGCTTATCTGAGTCTGCCTTGCAAGTAGACGCAATCGCCTTGCAAAACCTATCTCAAGCCACCTTAGAAAAAGGGTTTCAAGTCAGCCCAACTAATCCTCTTGTGGGTGTAGAAGGACGAGTTGCCCTACTGCAACGGTTGGGAACTGCCCTTACTCAATATCCAGACCTGTTTGGGCATAGTCCACCTCGCCCCAGTAACCTTGTCAATTATCTGCAAGCCCAATCTCAAAACGGTACTCTCTCTGCCAGCGCTGTTCTAAACGCAGTTCTCACCGGGTTTAGCGACATCTGGGCAGGTCGGCTTACTCTCGGCAGCATCAACTTAGGGGACACCTGGACTCACTCTGCTCTCAAACATCATGCCCTATCCCCATCTCCTATCTCCCATCCCCTATTCCCGACTATTGTTCCTTTCCACAAACTCTCCCAATGGCTTACTTATTCTCTGCTGGAGCCTCTGCAAGAACTGGGTTTGACTATTACCGGATTAGATGAAATGACTGGATTACCGGAATATCGTAATGGGGGGCTATGTATTGACCTGGGCTTATTGCAGGTGAAAGACCCCACCCTGTTGCAACAGCCTCAACCAGTAGACTCAGAAGCGATCGTGGAATGGCGGGCGTTAACAGTCATCTGTCTTGATCTGATCGCTGATACTATTCGTACCCAACTCGGCATGAACGCTGCCACCCTGCCCCTAGTCAAAGTGTTGCAGGGGGGCACCTGGACAGCCGGACGCAAAATTGCCGCCAACCTGCGTCCTGGCGGCATCCCCCCAATTCAGATCACCAGCGATGGCACCGTGTTTTGA
- a CDS encoding GTP cyclohydrolase II (IMG reference gene:2510095277~PFAM: GTP cyclohydrolase N terminal; GTP cyclohydrolase II) — translation MASEKNGSNGSKSKHIVLTSHPARFGPKPIAIHWGKADPIQRGPIIGTLSNASHRNVIGTHSGSYGVYRALAIASGKLQSDHRADLTNTSPAEHIGPHPSWADPNKIVSLDPFGALVGEVYLSLYEKGYDIRPTIAITKAHINMPELGEAIAKGRLEVDGKIMKEGGDLVVTKAAIEPVWYLPGIARRLGVSESDLRRALFEQTGGMFPELVTRPDLHVFLPPIGGSTVYIFGDPASIADPNKSVAVRVHDECNGSDVFGSDICTCRPYLVHGIEECVRMAQSGGVGIIVYLRKEGRALGEVTKFLVYNARKRQEGGDRADAYFTRTECVAGVQDMRFQELMPDILHWLGVTRIDRLISMSNMKYNAITQSGIEVVERIPIPEDLIPADAQVEIEAKKAAGYYTEGAVLTEEDLATVKGRTLTE, via the coding sequence ATGGCGAGTGAAAAAAATGGATCTAATGGTTCAAAGTCAAAGCACATTGTTTTGACTTCTCACCCTGCCCGGTTTGGACCAAAACCGATCGCCATTCACTGGGGCAAAGCCGACCCAATCCAGCGTGGTCCCATCATTGGCACTCTTTCCAATGCCTCCCATCGCAACGTGATTGGCACTCACTCCGGCTCTTATGGAGTATATCGAGCGTTGGCGATCGCCAGCGGCAAGCTTCAGTCAGATCACCGTGCTGATTTAACCAACACCTCTCCTGCTGAACATATCGGTCCCCATCCTTCCTGGGCTGATCCCAACAAAATTGTGTCGCTTGATCCCTTTGGGGCATTAGTAGGAGAAGTGTACCTATCGCTCTACGAAAAGGGGTACGATATTCGCCCAACGATCGCGATTACCAAAGCCCACATCAACATGCCGGAGTTGGGAGAAGCCATTGCTAAAGGACGACTGGAGGTAGACGGCAAGATTATGAAGGAGGGGGGGGACTTGGTTGTGACGAAAGCCGCGATCGAGCCAGTTTGGTATCTTCCTGGCATTGCCAGACGATTAGGAGTCAGCGAATCTGATCTGCGCCGTGCCTTGTTTGAGCAAACGGGTGGTATGTTCCCAGAACTTGTAACCCGTCCTGATTTACATGTGTTTCTGCCGCCGATTGGGGGTTCAACGGTTTATATTTTTGGTGATCCTGCGAGCATTGCCGACCCCAATAAATCTGTAGCAGTCCGAGTTCATGATGAATGCAACGGGTCAGACGTGTTTGGGTCAGACATTTGCACCTGTCGTCCTTACCTGGTACATGGCATTGAGGAATGTGTGCGAATGGCACAAAGTGGTGGCGTTGGTATCATTGTATATCTCCGCAAAGAAGGGCGTGCTCTGGGTGAAGTGACGAAGTTTCTGGTTTACAACGCTCGTAAGCGTCAAGAGGGGGGCGATCGCGCCGATGCTTACTTTACCCGAACCGAGTGCGTTGCAGGAGTTCAGGATATGCGCTTTCAGGAACTGATGCCTGATATTCTCCACTGGTTGGGTGTAACTCGCATTGATCGCCTCATTTCCATGAGCAATATGAAGTACAACGCCATTACCCAATCTGGCATTGAGGTGGTAGAACGGATTCCTATTCCGGAGGACCTGATTCCGGCTGATGCCCAGGTGGAAATTGAGGCTAAAAAAGCGGCAGGCTACTATACGGAGGGTGCTGTGTTAACCGAAGAAGATCTGGCAACCGTGAAAGGACGTACATTGACGGAGTAG
- a CDS encoding A/G-specific DNA-adenine glycosylase (IMG reference gene:2510095278~PFAM: NUDIX domain; HhH-GPD superfamily base excision DNA repair protein~TIGRFAM: A/G-specific adenine glycosylase; mutator mutT protein~manually curated) → MANCSRKIDLSFSLSPTSLRSSLLTWYSQYGRTLPWRQNHDPYAIWISEIMLQQTQVKTVIPFYNRWLSRFPTIEALANAEQQDVLKLWQGLGYYARARNLHKAAQEIVLRYDGKFPADLQAAMRLPGIGRTTAGGILSAAFNQPVAILDGNVKRVLARLVALQIPPSKAIAQLWHLSETLLDPEHPRDFNQALMDLGATICLPHKPACDRCPWQSYCRAYSLGIQAELPMTETRTPIPRKIIGVAVIWNNQGQVLIDRRKQSGLLGGMWEFPGGKVEPDETIEACIQREIREELGIEIAVGDRLIVVDHTYSHFHVTLNVHHCCHLSGDPQPIECDEIRWVTLAEIDQFPFPKANLQIIEALRQWQENQVGLKIED, encoded by the coding sequence TTGGCAAACTGCTCCAGAAAAATAGACCTTTCCTTTTCCCTCTCTCCCACGTCCCTCCGCTCCTCCCTCCTCACCTGGTATTCCCAATATGGGCGCACCCTTCCCTGGCGACAGAACCATGATCCCTACGCCATCTGGATATCGGAGATCATGTTGCAACAAACCCAGGTCAAAACTGTGATCCCTTTTTATAATCGTTGGCTAAGTCGATTTCCCACCATTGAAGCCCTGGCAAATGCCGAGCAGCAAGATGTTTTGAAACTTTGGCAGGGGTTGGGTTACTATGCTCGTGCCCGCAATTTGCACAAAGCTGCTCAAGAGATTGTGCTTCGCTATGATGGAAAATTTCCGGCTGATTTGCAGGCAGCAATGAGGTTGCCAGGAATTGGACGAACTACTGCTGGAGGCATTCTCAGTGCAGCATTTAACCAACCTGTAGCTATCTTAGATGGTAATGTAAAGCGGGTACTGGCGCGGTTAGTTGCCCTTCAGATTCCTCCTAGCAAAGCGATCGCTCAGCTCTGGCACTTGTCAGAAACCCTGCTTGATCCTGAGCATCCCCGGGATTTTAACCAGGCGTTGATGGATTTAGGTGCAACTATTTGCTTACCCCATAAACCTGCCTGCGATCGCTGCCCCTGGCAATCTTATTGCCGTGCCTACTCTTTAGGTATTCAAGCTGAACTTCCCATGACTGAAACTCGGACTCCTATTCCCCGCAAAATTATTGGTGTGGCTGTGATCTGGAATAATCAGGGACAAGTTTTGATTGATCGCCGCAAACAGAGTGGGCTTCTCGGCGGAATGTGGGAATTTCCTGGTGGTAAAGTAGAGCCTGATGAAACCATCGAAGCCTGTATTCAGCGAGAAATTCGCGAAGAACTGGGAATTGAAATTGCGGTGGGCGATCGCTTGATTGTGGTAGATCATACCTACAGCCATTTCCACGTCACACTCAACGTTCACCATTGTTGCCATCTCAGCGGTGATCCCCAGCCGATTGAATGCGATGAAATTCGCTGGGTCACCCTGGCAGAAATTGATCAGTTTCCCTTTCCTAAGGCCAACCTGCAAATCATTGAAGCCTTGCGACAGTGGCAGGAGAATCAGGTGGGATTGAAGATTGAAGATTGA
- a CDS encoding putative Zn-dependent protease (IMG reference gene:2510095279~PFAM: Matrixin) encodes MKQIKRHWRFSQERSLLIAAIAFCITLIIPFINPLLTFARPASPPSTSSLENLLAKLPPPRPHPLPRQLSQWLDPNQSGDYFEQVRPAIVGALIWSTFPITVYVQPPTEVDNANSFTARRAQTWVVAVEKAIQEWNAYLPLKQVTQENADIIILRSTPPIRLSDRAQDAVNTAKTATSEKPPPLPILRARSAETRFELYAKKPIPNAQPQLAHRMTIYIRPDQAIEYLQAAARHELGHALGIWGHSPQPTDALYASQVRNPAKISARDLNTLKRVYEQPTRLGWEMPS; translated from the coding sequence ATGAAGCAGATTAAGCGACACTGGCGTTTTAGTCAAGAGCGATCGCTCCTTATTGCAGCGATCGCTTTTTGCATTACTCTAATAATTCCTTTCATCAACCCCCTGCTCACCTTTGCCCGTCCTGCTTCCCCACCTTCCACATCCTCTCTAGAAAACCTTCTTGCCAAACTTCCCCCACCTCGCCCACATCCCCTCCCCCGCCAGCTCTCCCAATGGCTTGATCCTAACCAGTCTGGCGATTACTTTGAACAGGTTCGACCTGCGATCGTGGGAGCCTTAATCTGGTCTACCTTTCCGATCACGGTTTACGTTCAGCCACCAACAGAAGTGGATAACGCCAATTCCTTCACAGCAAGACGAGCACAAACCTGGGTAGTAGCAGTTGAAAAAGCGATTCAAGAATGGAATGCTTACCTGCCCTTAAAGCAAGTTACTCAAGAAAATGCAGACATTATTATCCTTCGCTCTACACCACCTATTCGATTAAGCGATCGTGCCCAAGATGCCGTCAACACTGCTAAAACAGCAACTTCTGAAAAACCCCCTCCCCTGCCAATTCTGCGTGCTCGTTCTGCTGAAACTCGATTTGAACTGTACGCTAAAAAGCCTATTCCCAATGCCCAGCCTCAACTGGCACATCGTATGACTATCTACATTCGTCCAGATCAGGCAATCGAGTATTTACAGGCAGCCGCCCGGCACGAATTAGGGCATGCTCTTGGAATCTGGGGACATAGCCCCCAACCAACGGATGCCTTGTATGCATCGCAGGTTCGTAATCCGGCAAAGATTTCTGCGCGCGACCTCAACACTCTCAAACGTGTGTATGAACAGCCCACCCGCTTAGGCTGGGAAATGCCATCCTGA
- a CDS encoding protein translocase, SecG subunit (IMG reference gene:2510095280~PFAM: Preprotein translocase SecG subunit~TIGRFAM: protein translocase, SecG subunit), giving the protein MALTLVLKTIWILSAVGLIIVVLLHSPKGDGLGSLGGQAQLFTSTKSAELTLNRVTWVLTVFFMGLTVVLSLPI; this is encoded by the coding sequence ATGGCGCTGACACTGGTTCTGAAAACAATCTGGATTCTTTCGGCAGTGGGCTTAATCATAGTAGTGCTGCTTCACAGCCCCAAAGGTGATGGTTTGGGAAGCCTGGGTGGGCAAGCTCAGCTCTTTACCAGTACCAAGAGTGCTGAATTAACCCTTAACCGGGTGACCTGGGTACTCACAGTTTTCTTCATGGGCTTAACTGTTGTCCTTAGCTTACCGATATAG
- a CDS encoding phosphoglycerate mutase (IMG reference gene:2510095281~PFAM: Metalloenzyme superfamily; BPG-independent PGAM N-terminus (iPGM_N)~TIGRFAM: 2,3-bisphosphoglycerate-independent phosphoglycerate mutase): MAQAPVSPVVLVILDGWGYREDADGNAVMAAKTPIIDSLWQAYPHTTIRTSGKDVGLPDGQMGNSEVGHLNIGAGRVVPQELVRISDAVEDGTLLSNSALVKLCQTVKQNNGKLHLAGLCSDGGVHSHLTHLFGLLELAKDQQLQNVCIHVITDGRDTLPESGKGYVKQIVEYIDQVGVGQIVTLSGRYYSMDRDRRWERVQKAYDVMTQDENVDGRSVLEVIEASYEAGITDEFIVPTRIALGAVEPGDGMIFFNFRPDRARQLTQAFVDPNFQGFERELIQPLSFATFTQYDPNLAVAVAFAPQDLTNILGEVIAKHGLRQFRTAETEKYAHVTYFFNGGIEEPFEGEDRELIPSPQVATYDRAPSMSADAVTDVAIAAIEKRIYSLVVINYANPDMVGHTGKMDATVEALETVDKCLGRLLESVIRAGGTTIIIADHGNAEVMWDENGNPWTAHTTNPVPFILVEGEGRKIPGHGTEVRLRSDGRLADIAPTILEILKLPQPPEMTGHSMFLPAEFGVNPARTPVRLVR, translated from the coding sequence ATGGCGCAAGCGCCTGTCTCTCCTGTAGTACTCGTTATTTTGGATGGCTGGGGTTATCGCGAAGATGCCGACGGCAATGCCGTTATGGCAGCGAAGACACCCATTATTGACAGCCTCTGGCAAGCCTACCCCCACACAACAATTCGTACCTCTGGTAAGGATGTTGGGTTACCCGACGGTCAAATGGGCAACTCGGAGGTAGGACACTTGAACATTGGTGCTGGGCGAGTTGTGCCACAAGAATTAGTGAGAATTTCGGATGCCGTCGAAGACGGCACACTTCTGAGCAATTCAGCCCTGGTAAAACTTTGCCAAACTGTTAAACAGAACAACGGCAAACTGCATTTGGCGGGGCTTTGCTCCGATGGAGGGGTTCATTCCCATCTCACCCACCTGTTTGGGCTGCTGGAACTGGCGAAAGACCAACAGTTACAGAATGTTTGTATTCATGTGATTACAGACGGTCGAGATACCTTACCCGAGTCTGGCAAGGGCTATGTGAAGCAAATTGTGGAGTACATAGACCAGGTTGGTGTTGGTCAGATCGTGACGCTCAGCGGTCGTTACTACAGCATGGATCGTGATCGTCGCTGGGAGCGTGTCCAGAAAGCCTACGATGTCATGACCCAAGATGAGAACGTGGATGGGCGCTCTGTATTAGAGGTCATCGAGGCTTCTTATGAAGCAGGTATAACAGATGAATTCATCGTGCCAACCCGAATTGCACTAGGAGCCGTTGAGCCAGGGGATGGCATGATTTTCTTTAACTTTCGCCCAGATCGCGCCCGTCAACTAACTCAGGCATTCGTAGATCCCAATTTTCAAGGCTTTGAACGGGAGTTGATTCAACCCCTTTCCTTTGCCACCTTTACCCAATACGATCCCAACCTGGCAGTTGCAGTGGCGTTTGCGCCTCAAGACTTGACCAACATCCTGGGTGAAGTAATTGCCAAACATGGGCTACGCCAGTTCCGCACTGCTGAAACTGAAAAGTATGCTCACGTTACCTATTTCTTCAATGGCGGAATTGAAGAACCCTTTGAAGGTGAAGATCGAGAACTGATTCCCAGTCCGCAAGTTGCAACCTATGATCGTGCTCCTTCCATGTCTGCTGATGCGGTGACTGATGTAGCGATCGCGGCAATCGAAAAACGCATTTATTCACTCGTGGTGATTAACTACGCCAATCCTGACATGGTAGGGCACACGGGCAAAATGGATGCAACAGTAGAAGCATTGGAAACTGTTGATAAATGCTTGGGGCGGCTCTTAGAAAGTGTGATTCGTGCAGGTGGCACCACCATCATCATTGCAGATCATGGCAATGCTGAAGTGATGTGGGATGAAAACGGTAACCCCTGGACGGCTCATACGACCAATCCAGTCCCATTTATCCTGGTAGAGGGAGAAGGTCGGAAAATTCCGGGACACGGAACTGAAGTTCGTCTGCGCTCTGATGGTCGTTTGGCAGATATTGCTCCCACCATCCTAGAAATTCTCAAACTGCCCCAACCTCCAGAGATGACTGGGCATTCCATGTTTCTTCCCGCGGAGTTTGGCGTGAACCCAGCCCGGACTCCCGTTCGTCTGGTACGGTAA
- a CDS encoding transposase (IMG reference gene:2510095282~PFAM: Transposase IS200 like) produces MSEYIHKSHNVTVLLYHLVFPAKYRRAVFDEQVDEVLREVCLEIEKRYEIKFIEIGVDKDHVHFLVQSVPTYSVTKLVKMIKSLTAREVFRRCPQVKQKLWGGEFWSDGYFASTVGKHGDEGMIANYVKNQGNEYLKLHRDEQLTLF; encoded by the coding sequence ATGAGCGAGTACATCCACAAAAGTCATAACGTTACGGTTTTGCTATACCACCTTGTGTTTCCAGCAAAGTATCGGCGGGCTGTGTTTGATGAACAGGTCGATGAAGTTTTGCGAGAAGTTTGCCTGGAGATTGAGAAACGCTACGAGATTAAATTTATAGAAATCGGTGTAGACAAAGACCATGTGCACTTTTTAGTCCAATCGGTGCCGACATACAGCGTGACCAAATTGGTCAAAATGATCAAGAGTTTGACCGCAAGGGAAGTGTTTCGGCGTTGTCCTCAGGTGAAGCAAAAGCTATGGGGTGGAGAGTTTTGGAGTGATGGCTATTTTGCAAGTACAGTTGGGAAACACGGGGATGAAGGGATGATTGCGAACTACGTCAAAAATCAGGGTAACGAATATCTCAAGCTACACCGAGATGAGCAGCTTACTCTTTTTTGA